The Streptomyces sp. Mut1 genome window below encodes:
- a CDS encoding non-ribosomal peptide synthetase — protein MPPIGTEDLLDGGPSPSPAPPVLDLIAHQARTRPDAVALVHDDTRLTYGGLAGAVRERARALAAEGAAPGRLVALHRPRGIDAVVGLLAVLATGAAYLPLDIQAPDARNEAILKAGCGDLAPTPAEVARGGELVLPGPGAPAGAAYVIYTSGSTGTPNGVVVAHDSLAHFIAGATPAYGIGPDSRVLQFSPLHFDASVQEVFATLGAGGTLVLRTDDMLDVRDLLAGCARHGITLLDLPAAYWHELVHVLTTGSVRLPDCLDTVIIYGEAALPERVAQWRELTGERVRLLNAYGPTETTVVATVADLTRHAGGPVPIGRPLPGVRAAVVSGELWLLGGGLSRGYLNNPELNARRFTELDGERAYRTGDLVEIGGDRQILYHGRLDDEVKIGGQRIDPAAVDSVLSGHPKVREAAVVAQPDPDGVKRLVAFVVTEGGVGAEELRALVRERMPAAAVPAAVGIVAALPRTSSGKINRKALRTTDPRLPVVHEEPLPADDRVPLSHAQRRLWLLDQLDGPSCAYNMPIVLELDGVPDRAALAAAVTDLVERHEVLRTVFLAPEEEPYQHVLAPTVVRARTVGCPVAELRDRVAEFTAETFDLSRELPLRVALFVPEGEAGDGPAAVLAVLLHHVAGDGWSLAPLMNDLAAAYAARADGRTPEQEPLPVQYADYTLWQNEVLGTFDDPEAAVSHGLAHWRDALAGLPPVTDLPLDRPRPAVPDHRGGLVTTRLGPAAHTRLARLADAHGASMLMVLQAALALALRAAGCGDRVALGTPVAGRDDEALGALVGFFVNTLVLPTDTSGDPAFTELLERVRDTDLAAYTHQGLPFDLLVEHLNPPRTPGVHPLFQTMLTLRTAAPAGAPFAFGGLTGRFTADAPATTKFDLTAACVEHREADGTPAGLELGLEYARDVLDEETARLLLGALERALRTAADRPAAPVTDTALLGADERGSLDERRTRTAALAARQAADAGAAAPTGDGADAEHVDTLREMFAEILGIDRVGPHEGFFTIGGHSMSGVRLANRIRARLGADVHVRDLLLAPTPAALARRIADARAAEGADPGAPPALTARTDRPDRLPLSFAQRRLWFIDALEGPSASYNIPLVLRPAVPLDADVLARALADLASRHEVLRTRYRSVDGEPHQEVLAAARPVLDVRTVPAEGFRAAVASAAGHVFDLAEEIPLRAALLTPDDGGGQMLVLLVHHIAADGWSTGPLLADLTTAYAARAEGRVPGWRPLPVQYADYTLWQRELLDGPAARDHLAFWERALAGAPPVLELPAARPRPAEATHRGGHAPLTVDAATHRALEELARRSGATLLMVVQAALAAVLTRHGAGTDLPLATMTAGRDDEALSDLVGFFVNTLVLRTDTSGDPAFTELLERVRDTDLAAYAHQGLPFDRIVEHLNPVRSTAHHPLAQFVVQLHHDYTAPAAEGPVLRAEPAPLESLSTKFDLTLALTERLDEAGRPAGLAGGLEYATDLFDTGTAALLAAHIERLLRAAAADPGVRIGAVDLLTDGERFRLVAEYNDTATVTRDRATVHEAIARRAALTPELPALITDGETVGYGELDARAGALAARLRAAGVRRGDTVGVLLERGVGLVVTALAVLKCGAAYLPLDPALPAARVRLMTEDAGARLVATVAGHAQAAARPGGPPVLLVDAPAQRAATAGDADVAAGGDDLMYVMFTSGSTGRPKGVGVTHRNVTELAADRDTAAGGPRRMLVHSATGFDASVFEMWVPLLNGGSLVIMPGDGTDLAETGRTVREHGVTAAYFTVGLFHVMADEALDTLRLLREVWTGGDVAAPAAAQRVLTHCPDTVLVHSYGPTETTFASHNQWLTGGRSALDGAGLHLGRPMDNTRSHVLDEALRPVAPGVPGELYIAGSHVARGYIGRPDLTAERFVPDPFEADGSRMYRTGDRAVWTPGGELRFLGRADGQIKLRGVRIEPGEVEHALAAHPAVGQALAVVREDRPGERSLVGYVVPRAGSAVTEAELLTLARAALPGHLVPSAVVVLDALPLTVNGKPDRRALPAPDRPAVSHRAPRNAREEVLCGLFAEILGVPAVGLDDNFFALGGHSLLGVRLVSRVRSVLGVDRSVRDLFRSPTPAGLLGSHDHDGTAGAMGVLLPLSARGARRPLFCVHPGTGVGWSYAGLARHLGDDQPLYALQARALSEPGHRPRTVEEMADDYLEHIRQVQPWGPYRLLGWSFGGIVAHTMAVRLRAAGQRVELLALMDVHQTGPGSVSVLPPEERPASGTLPEEDLPAAVERVRREDPVLGGFSTEEIRAVLRASETHAALMARHTPGVAETDAVFFTARRPGEPEGALAATWNPFLDGMVENHTVESSHLRMAEEEPLAHIGRIIAEKLSALQDKSLRENETRSYS, from the coding sequence ATGCCCCCCATCGGAACGGAAGACCTGCTGGACGGCGGTCCCTCTCCCTCGCCCGCCCCTCCGGTGCTCGATCTCATCGCCCACCAGGCGCGTACCCGGCCCGACGCGGTTGCCCTGGTCCACGACGACACCCGCCTGACGTACGGCGGGCTCGCCGGCGCCGTGCGGGAGCGGGCCCGCGCGCTGGCCGCCGAAGGGGCCGCACCGGGGCGCCTGGTGGCCCTGCACCGGCCGCGCGGGATCGACGCCGTCGTCGGTCTCCTCGCCGTCCTCGCCACGGGTGCCGCCTACCTTCCGCTCGACATCCAGGCCCCCGACGCCCGGAACGAGGCCATCCTCAAGGCGGGCTGCGGCGACCTGGCGCCCACGCCCGCCGAGGTGGCCCGCGGCGGCGAACTCGTCCTGCCCGGCCCCGGCGCACCGGCCGGCGCCGCCTACGTCATCTACACGTCCGGGTCGACCGGCACCCCCAACGGCGTGGTCGTCGCCCACGACTCGCTCGCGCACTTCATCGCGGGCGCCACCCCCGCGTACGGCATCGGCCCCGACTCCCGTGTCCTGCAGTTCTCGCCGCTGCACTTCGACGCCAGCGTGCAGGAGGTGTTCGCCACCCTCGGCGCCGGCGGCACCCTGGTCCTGCGCACGGACGACATGCTGGACGTACGCGATCTGCTCGCCGGCTGCGCACGCCACGGGATCACCCTGCTCGACCTGCCGGCCGCCTACTGGCACGAGCTGGTCCACGTCCTGACCACCGGCTCGGTCCGGCTGCCCGACTGCCTGGACACGGTGATCATCTACGGGGAGGCGGCGCTGCCCGAGCGGGTCGCCCAGTGGCGGGAGCTGACCGGGGAGCGGGTGCGGCTGCTCAACGCGTACGGGCCGACCGAGACCACGGTGGTCGCCACGGTCGCCGACCTCACCCGCCACGCCGGGGGGCCCGTCCCCATCGGCCGGCCGCTGCCCGGGGTCCGCGCCGCCGTGGTCTCCGGTGAGCTGTGGCTGCTCGGCGGCGGCCTGTCCCGGGGCTACCTGAACAACCCGGAGCTGAACGCCCGCCGCTTCACGGAGCTCGACGGCGAGCGCGCCTACCGCACCGGGGACCTGGTGGAGATCGGCGGGGACCGGCAGATCCTCTACCACGGCCGGCTCGACGACGAGGTGAAGATCGGCGGGCAGCGCATCGACCCGGCCGCCGTCGACTCCGTCCTGTCCGGTCACCCCAAGGTCCGCGAGGCCGCCGTCGTCGCCCAGCCGGACCCCGACGGCGTCAAACGGCTCGTCGCGTTCGTCGTCACCGAGGGCGGTGTCGGCGCCGAGGAACTGCGCGCCCTGGTCCGCGAGCGCATGCCCGCCGCCGCTGTGCCGGCCGCTGTCGGCATCGTCGCCGCCCTGCCCCGTACCAGCTCCGGGAAGATCAACCGCAAGGCGCTGCGGACCACCGACCCGCGCCTGCCGGTCGTCCACGAGGAGCCGCTGCCCGCCGACGACCGGGTGCCGCTCTCCCACGCGCAGCGGCGGCTGTGGCTGCTCGACCAGCTCGACGGCCCGTCCTGCGCGTACAACATGCCGATCGTGCTGGAGCTGGACGGTGTGCCGGACCGTGCGGCGCTGGCCGCCGCCGTCACCGACCTCGTGGAGCGCCACGAGGTGCTGCGTACGGTCTTCCTCGCCCCGGAGGAGGAGCCCTACCAGCACGTCCTGGCCCCGACCGTGGTGCGCGCCCGGACCGTCGGGTGCCCGGTCGCTGAACTGCGGGACCGGGTGGCGGAGTTCACGGCCGAGACCTTCGACCTGTCGCGGGAACTTCCGCTGCGGGTCGCGCTGTTCGTGCCCGAGGGCGAGGCGGGTGACGGTCCGGCGGCCGTGCTGGCGGTGCTGCTCCACCATGTGGCGGGCGACGGCTGGTCCCTGGCCCCGCTGATGAACGACCTGGCCGCCGCCTACGCCGCCCGTGCCGACGGCCGTACGCCCGAGCAGGAGCCGCTTCCCGTCCAGTACGCCGACTACACCCTCTGGCAGAACGAGGTCCTCGGCACCTTTGACGACCCGGAAGCGGCGGTCTCGCACGGCCTCGCCCACTGGCGCGACGCGCTCGCCGGGCTGCCCCCGGTCACCGACCTGCCGCTGGACCGCCCCCGTCCCGCCGTGCCGGACCACCGCGGCGGCCTGGTCACCACCCGCCTCGGGCCGGCGGCGCACACCCGCCTGGCCCGGCTCGCCGACGCACACGGCGCGAGCATGCTGATGGTCCTTCAGGCGGCCCTCGCGCTGGCCCTGCGCGCGGCAGGCTGCGGGGACCGGGTGGCCCTCGGGACCCCGGTGGCGGGCCGGGACGACGAAGCGCTCGGCGCCCTGGTCGGGTTCTTCGTCAACACCCTGGTCCTGCCGACCGACACCTCCGGCGACCCGGCGTTCACCGAGCTGCTGGAACGGGTACGCGACACCGACCTCGCCGCCTACACCCACCAGGGCCTCCCCTTCGACCTCCTGGTGGAGCACCTGAACCCGCCGCGCACGCCCGGGGTGCACCCGCTCTTCCAGACGATGCTCACGCTGCGCACCGCCGCCCCCGCCGGCGCCCCCTTCGCCTTCGGCGGCCTGACCGGCCGGTTCACGGCGGACGCCCCCGCGACGACCAAGTTCGACCTCACGGCCGCGTGCGTGGAGCACCGGGAGGCCGACGGCACCCCCGCCGGTCTGGAACTCGGTCTGGAGTACGCGCGCGACGTCCTCGACGAGGAGACCGCGCGCCTTCTCCTGGGCGCCCTGGAACGGGCCCTGCGGACGGCCGCCGACCGGCCCGCCGCACCCGTCACCGACACGGCGCTGCTCGGGGCCGACGAGCGCGGGTCCCTGGACGAGCGGCGTACGCGCACCGCGGCTCTCGCCGCCCGGCAGGCCGCCGACGCCGGGGCGGCCGCACCCACCGGGGACGGGGCGGACGCGGAGCACGTCGACACCCTGCGGGAGATGTTCGCGGAGATCCTGGGCATCGACCGGGTCGGCCCGCACGAGGGGTTCTTCACGATCGGCGGGCACTCCATGAGCGGGGTGCGCCTCGCCAACCGCATCCGGGCCCGCCTGGGGGCCGACGTCCATGTGCGCGATCTGCTGCTCGCCCCGACCCCGGCCGCCCTCGCCCGCCGCATCGCGGACGCACGGGCCGCCGAGGGCGCGGACCCCGGTGCGCCGCCCGCGCTCACCGCCCGCACCGACCGGCCCGACCGGCTCCCGCTCTCCTTCGCGCAGCGCCGGCTCTGGTTCATCGACGCGCTCGAAGGGCCCAGCGCCTCCTACAACATCCCGCTGGTGCTGCGCCCGGCCGTGCCCCTGGACGCCGATGTCCTCGCCCGCGCGCTCGCCGACCTGGCGTCGCGCCACGAGGTGCTGCGTACCCGCTACCGGTCGGTCGACGGGGAGCCGCACCAGGAGGTCCTGGCCGCCGCGCGGCCCGTGCTCGATGTCCGCACCGTGCCGGCCGAGGGGTTCCGGGCCGCCGTGGCGTCGGCCGCCGGTCATGTCTTCGACCTGGCCGAGGAGATCCCGCTGCGGGCGGCCCTGCTCACCCCGGACGACGGCGGCGGCCAGATGCTCGTCCTGCTCGTCCACCACATCGCCGCCGACGGCTGGTCGACCGGTCCGCTCCTGGCCGACCTCACCACCGCCTACGCCGCCCGCGCCGAGGGCCGCGTACCGGGGTGGCGGCCGCTTCCCGTCCAGTACGCCGACTACACGCTGTGGCAGCGGGAGCTGCTGGACGGACCGGCGGCGCGGGACCACCTGGCCTTCTGGGAGCGGGCTCTCGCCGGCGCCCCGCCCGTCCTCGAACTGCCCGCCGCCCGGCCGCGCCCCGCCGAGGCCACCCACCGCGGCGGCCACGCGCCGCTCACCGTCGACGCCGCCACCCACCGGGCGCTGGAGGAGCTGGCCCGGCGCAGCGGTGCCACGCTGCTCATGGTGGTGCAGGCCGCCCTGGCCGCCGTCCTCACCCGGCACGGCGCCGGCACCGATCTGCCGCTGGCGACCATGACGGCGGGCCGCGACGACGAGGCCCTGAGCGATCTGGTCGGCTTCTTCGTCAACACGCTCGTCCTGCGCACCGACACCTCCGGCGACCCGGCGTTCACCGAGCTGCTGGAACGGGTACGCGACACCGACCTCGCCGCCTACGCCCACCAGGGCCTGCCCTTCGACCGGATCGTCGAACACCTCAACCCGGTCCGCTCCACCGCCCACCACCCGCTGGCCCAGTTCGTCGTACAGCTCCACCACGACTACACCGCGCCCGCCGCCGAAGGGCCGGTGCTGCGCGCCGAGCCGGCCCCCCTGGAGTCCCTGTCCACCAAGTTCGACCTCACCCTCGCCCTGACGGAGCGGCTGGACGAGGCGGGGCGGCCGGCCGGTCTGGCGGGCGGACTCGAATACGCCACCGACCTGTTCGACACCGGGACGGCCGCCCTGCTCGCCGCGCACATCGAGCGGTTGCTGCGCGCCGCCGCGGCCGACCCGGGGGTACGGATCGGCGCGGTGGACCTGCTCACCGACGGTGAACGGTTCCGGCTGGTCGCGGAGTACAACGACACGGCGACCGTGACGCGCGACCGGGCCACCGTCCACGAGGCCATCGCCCGCCGGGCCGCGCTCACCCCGGAACTGCCCGCCCTGATCACCGACGGGGAGACCGTCGGCTACGGCGAACTCGACGCCCGTGCCGGCGCGCTGGCCGCCCGGCTGCGAGCGGCGGGGGTGCGCCGGGGCGACACCGTGGGGGTGCTGCTGGAGCGCGGGGTGGGGCTGGTGGTGACGGCGCTAGCCGTCCTCAAGTGCGGCGCCGCCTACCTTCCGCTGGACCCGGCGCTGCCCGCGGCCCGCGTCCGGCTGATGACCGAGGACGCGGGGGCACGGCTCGTCGCCACGGTCGCCGGGCACGCACAGGCGGCGGCACGGCCTGGGGGCCCGCCGGTCCTCCTGGTCGACGCGCCCGCCCAGCGGGCCGCGACGGCGGGGGACGCGGACGTGGCGGCAGGCGGGGACGACCTGATGTACGTGATGTTCACGTCCGGGTCGACCGGGCGCCCCAAGGGTGTCGGCGTCACCCACCGCAACGTGACGGAACTCGCCGCCGACCGCGACACGGCGGCGGGCGGTCCCCGGCGGATGCTGGTCCACTCCGCGACCGGGTTCGACGCGTCCGTCTTCGAGATGTGGGTGCCGCTCCTGAACGGCGGCAGCCTGGTGATCATGCCGGGCGACGGCACCGACCTCGCCGAGACCGGCCGTACGGTCCGGGAGCACGGCGTCACCGCCGCCTACTTCACCGTGGGCCTGTTCCATGTGATGGCCGACGAGGCGCTGGACACGCTCCGGCTGCTGCGCGAGGTGTGGACGGGCGGCGACGTCGCCGCACCCGCCGCCGCCCAACGGGTCCTGACGCACTGCCCGGACACCGTCCTGGTCCACTCCTACGGCCCCACCGAGACGACGTTCGCCTCCCACAACCAGTGGCTCACCGGCGGCCGGAGCGCCCTGGACGGAGCGGGGCTGCATCTGGGCCGGCCGATGGACAACACCCGCAGCCACGTCCTGGACGAGGCGCTGCGGCCCGTCGCCCCGGGGGTGCCCGGCGAGCTGTACATCGCCGGCTCGCACGTGGCGCGCGGCTACATCGGGCGCCCCGACCTGACCGCCGAACGGTTCGTGCCCGACCCGTTCGAGGCGGACGGCAGCCGCATGTACCGCACGGGCGACCGTGCGGTGTGGACGCCCGGGGGCGAACTGCGGTTCCTGGGAAGGGCGGACGGGCAGATCAAGCTGCGCGGTGTGCGGATCGAGCCCGGCGAGGTGGAGCACGCGCTCGCCGCCCACCCCGCTGTCGGCCAGGCCCTCGCCGTGGTCCGGGAGGACCGGCCGGGCGAGCGGAGCCTCGTCGGTTACGTGGTGCCGCGCGCCGGGAGCGCGGTCACCGAGGCGGAACTGCTCACCCTGGCCCGTGCGGCGCTCCCCGGGCATCTGGTGCCGTCGGCGGTCGTCGTCCTGGACGCCCTGCCGCTGACCGTCAACGGCAAGCCGGACCGCCGGGCGCTGCCCGCGCCGGACCGGCCGGCCGTGTCCCACCGGGCGCCGCGCAATGCCCGGGAGGAGGTGCTGTGCGGGCTGTTCGCGGAGATCCTGGGCGTGCCGGCGGTCGGTCTCGACGACAACTTCTTCGCGCTGGGCGGTCACTCGCTGCTCGGTGTGCGCCTGGTCAGCCGGGTGCGGTCGGTGCTGGGCGTCGACCGGTCCGTCCGCGACCTGTTCCGCTCGCCCACCCCGGCCGGGCTGCTCGGCTCGCACGACCACGACGGCACGGCCGGTGCCATGGGCGTCCTGCTCCCGCTGAGCGCCCGTGGTGCGCGGCGCCCGCTGTTCTGCGTGCACCCCGGCACCGGGGTCGGCTGGTCCTACGCCGGTCTCGCCCGCCATCTCGGCGACGACCAGCCGCTGTACGCCCTCCAGGCGCGCGCGCTCAGTGAGCCCGGCCACCGTCCGCGCACCGTCGAGGAGATGGCCGACGACTACCTGGAGCACATCCGGCAGGTCCAGCCCTGGGGCCCCTACCGGCTGCTCGGCTGGTCCTTCGGCGGGATCGTCGCCCACACCATGGCCGTACGGCTGCGCGCGGCCGGTCAGCGGGTCGAGCTGCTGGCGCTGATGGACGTGCACCAGACCGGACCGGGCAGCGTGTCGGTCCTGCCGCCCGAGGAGCGGCCGGCCTCCGGGACACTCCCCGAGGAGGACCTGCCGGCGGCGGTGGAGCGCGTACGCCGTGAGGACCCCGTGCTCGGCGGCTTCAGCACCGAGGAGATCCGGGCCGTGCTGCGCGCCTCGGAGACCCACGCGGCCCTCATGGCCCGGCACACCCCCGGCGTCGCCGAGACGGACGCGGTCTTCTTCACGGCCCGCAGGCCCGGCGAACCGGAAGGCGCGCTGGCCGCCACCTGGAATCCGTTCCTGGACGGAATGGTCGAGAACCACACCGTGGAATCGAGTCATCTGCGGATGGCCGAGGAAGAACCTCTCGCACACATCGGAAGAATCATCGCGGAGAAACTCTCCGCACTGCAGGACAAGAGCCTGCGGGAAAACGAAACGAGGAGTTATTCATGA
- a CDS encoding condensation domain-containing protein, which yields MIPLSYAQHRLWFLNRLEGASAAYNAPVVLRLDAMPDRPALEAAVRDVVERHEVLRTVYRSVDGEPYQHIVGDPGVRLETEECAPGDEVDARVTAFVRHPFDVTRDLPLRARLFTVGDGTAVLVLLVHHIATDGWSVGCLLNDLDRAYRARTEGRAPGWEPLPVQYADYALWQRDMLGDPGDPDSTAHEQLAHWRAALDGVPAATRLPADRPRPVEPSHRGALVTTRLGADAHKALAGTARAHRATFFMTARAALCAALRAAGAQADVVVGTPVAGRPEEDLHDLVGFFVNSLALRADLSADPDLGTLLDQVRERDLAAMSHEDLPFDLLVEDLDPERSLGLHPFFQVMLTTQTAQDTTCRLGAVSGTLDAADLATAKFDLSFNCAETYRPDGEPDGILLGLQYATDLYDEETAHLLLALFQRALTAYAEQPAGTPLSRTGLLSASEREALDRRHEALTRAEQRSAATPGDPRDGKDARTRSAADPREEILRGLFAEVLGRDEAGPDDSFFKLGGHSLLAGKLTNRIRKALGVQAAIRDVFLAPTPARLLRRLDEQGEAAVRPPLRPVPAALRPTRLPLSAAQQRLWFVGQLEGPSATYNIPVVTRLRRPVGRAAFAAALGDVVRRHEVLRTLHRSADGEPYQEVLGHAEPVLEMVRTDGPEELRAAVDAAAGHVFDLAAEIPFRAWLLEDSGGDQVMVLLVHHIAGDGWSTGCLLADLAAAYAARAEGRAPGWQPLPVQYADYTLWQHELLDGEQGVAAEQLAYWRTALDGMPPLLALPTDRPRGPEPDGRGALAPFEVSAETHRALLGCARRGGVTLFMVVQAALAALLSRHGAGDDLAIGTTVAGRADEALHPLVGFFVNTLVLRTDTSGDPAFTELVRRVRDTGLAAYSHQDLPFDRLVEHLSPHRSTAHAPLVQVMLQVHAAEAGGASAAPSALDGEPLAFRGAGAKSDLTFALTETVGPDGSRTGLRGVLEYATALYDADTARLLTRRLAETLDAFAADPEAPLSALRLGPAASGDGGREAVLDAQGRRTPVRVPGEVHEPAAGGGLRATGRRAYRDADGALRPVATQTVNGYPVEPGHVEGVLTRHPAVTGARALVREGRLLALVTCAPGTPPAESALRAWAAERLPEYLAPARVVRTAWLPGPGEDPAVLPEEDAPAPRPGTDGRLLGLFRDVLGGRDIGADDNFFKSGGHSLLAVRLLNRIRSEFGQDLTLRDVFRNPTAATLSQRLAGAVADGIEPESAGPAPKLRRRTRAGARRG from the coding sequence GTGATCCCCCTCTCGTACGCGCAGCACCGGCTGTGGTTCCTGAACCGCCTCGAAGGCGCGTCGGCCGCCTACAACGCGCCCGTCGTGCTGCGGCTCGACGCGATGCCCGACCGGCCGGCCCTGGAGGCGGCGGTGCGTGACGTGGTGGAGCGCCACGAGGTGCTCCGTACGGTCTACCGGTCCGTGGACGGGGAGCCGTACCAGCACATCGTCGGCGATCCCGGCGTGCGGCTGGAGACCGAGGAGTGCGCCCCCGGCGACGAGGTGGACGCGCGGGTCACCGCCTTCGTGCGCCACCCCTTCGACGTCACCCGTGACCTGCCGCTGCGGGCCCGGTTGTTCACCGTGGGCGACGGGACCGCCGTGCTGGTCCTGCTCGTGCACCACATCGCCACCGACGGCTGGTCCGTCGGCTGCCTGCTCAACGACCTCGACCGGGCCTACCGGGCCCGGACCGAGGGCCGCGCCCCCGGATGGGAACCACTGCCCGTCCAGTACGCGGACTACGCGCTGTGGCAGCGGGACATGCTCGGAGACCCCGGCGATCCCGACAGCACGGCCCATGAACAGCTCGCCCACTGGCGGGCGGCGCTGGACGGCGTACCGGCCGCGACCCGGCTGCCCGCCGACCGCCCGCGCCCCGTCGAGCCCAGCCACCGGGGCGCCCTGGTCACCACCCGCCTCGGTGCCGACGCCCACAAGGCGCTCGCCGGCACCGCCCGCGCCCACCGCGCCACGTTCTTCATGACCGCGCGGGCGGCCCTCTGTGCCGCCCTGCGGGCGGCCGGGGCGCAGGCGGACGTGGTGGTGGGGACGCCGGTCGCGGGCCGGCCCGAGGAGGATCTGCACGACCTCGTCGGATTCTTCGTCAACTCCCTCGCGCTGCGCGCCGATCTGTCCGCCGACCCGGACCTCGGCACGCTCCTGGACCAGGTCCGCGAACGGGACCTGGCCGCCATGTCCCACGAGGACCTGCCGTTCGACCTGCTGGTCGAGGATCTCGACCCGGAACGGTCGCTCGGACTGCACCCCTTCTTCCAGGTGATGCTGACCACGCAGACCGCACAGGACACCACCTGCCGGCTCGGTGCCGTATCCGGCACCCTGGACGCCGCGGACCTGGCCACCGCCAAGTTCGACCTCAGCTTCAACTGTGCCGAGACGTACCGCCCCGACGGCGAACCCGACGGGATACTGCTCGGCCTCCAGTACGCGACCGACCTGTACGACGAGGAGACCGCGCACCTGCTCCTCGCCCTGTTCCAACGGGCGTTGACCGCCTACGCCGAGCAGCCGGCCGGCACACCGCTGAGCCGGACCGGTCTGCTCTCCGCCTCGGAACGCGAGGCCCTCGACCGCCGCCACGAGGCCCTGACCCGGGCCGAGCAGCGGAGCGCCGCCACCCCGGGCGATCCGCGGGACGGCAAGGACGCGCGCACCCGCTCGGCGGCCGATCCCCGCGAGGAGATCCTTCGCGGCCTGTTCGCCGAGGTCCTGGGGCGCGACGAGGCGGGGCCCGACGACAGCTTCTTCAAGCTGGGCGGGCACTCCCTGCTCGCCGGGAAGCTCACCAACCGCATCCGCAAGGCGCTGGGCGTCCAGGCCGCCATCCGCGATGTCTTCCTGGCCCCCACCCCGGCCCGGCTGCTGCGCCGGCTGGACGAGCAGGGCGAAGCGGCCGTACGGCCGCCGCTGCGTCCGGTGCCCGCCGCCCTGCGGCCGACCCGGCTCCCGCTCTCCGCGGCGCAGCAACGGCTCTGGTTCGTAGGCCAGTTGGAAGGTCCGAGCGCCACCTACAACATCCCGGTGGTGACCCGGCTGCGCCGCCCGGTCGGCCGGGCCGCCTTCGCCGCCGCCCTCGGCGATGTCGTACGCCGGCACGAGGTGCTGCGCACGCTGCACAGGTCGGCGGACGGGGAGCCGTACCAGGAGGTGCTCGGTCACGCCGAGCCGGTGCTGGAGATGGTGCGGACGGACGGGCCGGAGGAGTTGCGCGCCGCCGTGGACGCGGCGGCCGGTCATGTCTTCGACCTCGCCGCCGAGATCCCCTTCCGGGCCTGGCTCCTGGAGGACAGCGGCGGCGACCAGGTGATGGTCCTGCTGGTGCACCACATCGCCGGGGACGGCTGGTCCACCGGCTGCCTCCTCGCCGATCTCGCCGCCGCCTACGCGGCCCGCGCCGAGGGCCGGGCCCCCGGGTGGCAGCCGCTTCCCGTCCAGTACGCCGACTACACCCTCTGGCAGCACGAACTGCTCGACGGTGAGCAGGGCGTCGCCGCCGAGCAGCTCGCGTACTGGCGCACCGCGCTCGACGGGATGCCGCCGCTGCTCGCGCTGCCCACCGACCGGCCGCGCGGCCCCGAGCCGGACGGCCGGGGCGCGCTCGCCCCGTTCGAGGTGAGCGCCGAGACCCACCGGGCGCTGCTGGGGTGTGCGCGGCGCGGCGGGGTCACCCTGTTCATGGTGGTGCAGGCCGCGCTCGCCGCCCTGCTCAGCCGGCACGGCGCGGGCGACGACCTGGCGATCGGGACCACGGTCGCCGGCCGGGCCGACGAGGCGCTGCATCCGCTCGTCGGGTTCTTCGTCAACACGCTGGTGCTGCGCACCGACACCTCGGGCGACCCCGCCTTCACGGAGCTGGTGCGCCGGGTCCGCGACACGGGCCTGGCCGCGTACAGCCACCAGGACCTGCCGTTCGACCGGCTGGTCGAGCACCTGAGCCCGCACCGGTCGACCGCGCACGCCCCGCTCGTGCAGGTGATGCTCCAGGTGCACGCGGCGGAGGCGGGCGGGGCGTCGGCCGCCCCGTCGGCGCTGGACGGCGAGCCGCTGGCCTTCCGGGGCGCCGGCGCCAAGTCGGACCTCACCTTCGCGCTCACCGAGACCGTCGGCCCCGACGGGTCGCGGACCGGGCTGCGGGGCGTCCTGGAGTACGCCACCGCGCTGTACGACGCGGACACCGCCCGCCTGCTGACGCGGCGCCTCGCCGAGACCCTCGACGCGTTCGCCGCCGACCCCGAAGCACCGCTCTCCGCGCTGCGGTTGGGTCCGGCCGCGTCCGGTGACGGCGGCCGGGAGGCCGTCCTCGACGCACAGGGGCGCCGCACCCCCGTCCGCGTGCCGGGCGAGGTGCACGAGCCGGCCGCCGGCGGCGGGCTGCGGGCCACGGGGCGGCGCGCCTACCGGGACGCGGACGGCGCTCTGCGGCCCGTCGCCACGCAGACCGTCAACGGCTACCCGGTCGAGCCCGGCCATGTCGAGGGCGTCCTGACCCGGCACCCGGCGGTGACCGGCGCGCGCGCCCTCGTCCGCGAAGGACGGCTGCTCGCCCTCGTCACCTGCGCCCCGGGCACGCCGCCCGCCGAGAGCGCGCTGCGCGCCTGGGCGGCCGAGCGGCTCCCCGAGTACCTGGCGCCGGCCCGGGTGGTGCGGACGGCCTGGCTGCCGGGACCCGGCGAGGACCCGGCCGTCCTTCCGGAGGAGGACGCGCCCGCGCCGAGGCCGGGTACCGATGGCCGGCTGCTGGGTCTCTTCCGCGATGTGCTGGGCGGCCGGGACATCGGGGCGGACGACAACTTCTTCAAGTCCGGGGGCCATTCGCTGCTGGCGGTGCGGTTGCTGAACCGCATCCGCAGCGAGTTCGGGCAGGACCTCACCCTGCGCGACGTGTTCCGCAATCCGACGGCGGCCACCCTCTCGCAGCGTCTGGCCGGTGCCGTCGCCGACGGGATCGAGCCGGAGAGCGCCGGGCCGGCACCGAAGCTGCGCCGCCGCACCCGGGCGGGCGCCCGCCGGGGCTGA